A stretch of the Flavobacterium sp. 5 genome encodes the following:
- a CDS encoding tyrosine-type recombinase/integrase, whose amino-acid sequence MALKGQKTTSDFLEWNKMQTIVLKLERDNDLKFALLIATGSYIGLRISDLLQLRWNQVLHEELFTITEKKTKKIRKVTINPELQIILKRLFIQLEAKETDLMFVNRFGEKPFSIQYVNSKLKDIFTKYSVRGQYSSHFMRKTLGRRVWEVNKYSDQALLLLSQLFNHTSVSTTKIYLGIREQEISNLYLSV is encoded by the coding sequence ATGGCATTAAAAGGACAAAAAACAACGAGTGATTTTTTAGAGTGGAATAAGATGCAAACTATCGTTTTGAAGTTGGAGCGAGATAATGACCTAAAATTTGCGCTACTTATTGCAACAGGTTCTTATATTGGACTAAGAATTTCTGACCTACTTCAACTAAGATGGAATCAAGTTTTACATGAAGAGTTGTTCACCATCACCGAAAAGAAAACTAAAAAGATTCGTAAAGTGACCATTAACCCAGAGCTTCAAATTATACTTAAAAGATTGTTTATCCAATTGGAAGCCAAAGAAACGGACTTAATGTTTGTGAACCGTTTTGGAGAGAAACCGTTTAGCATCCAGTACGTGAATAGCAAACTTAAAGATATTTTTACCAAATACAGCGTCAGAGGTCAGTATTCGAGCCACTTCATGAGAAAAACACTAGGTCGTAGAGTGTGGGAGGTCAACAAGTACTCTGACCAAGCTTTATTGTTATTGTCTCAATTGTTCAATCATACAAGTGTGTCCACCACCAAAATCTACCTAGGGATTAGAGAACAGGAAATCAGTAACTTATATCTTAGCGTATAA
- a CDS encoding site-specific integrase, with protein sequence MKKLEIHILPFIEALERFAIRLETQGASQSQVYIKANSVKEFLHYLEQKGITKLSQINQKRVDEYFEYLKNRPLETKNGTMSPAYLLKHRECVLRFIEFVLSQQQEIGHGQSGIQIRIDKSETAPKEILLENEVELLFDACGDNLLGIRDKAILSLLYGCGLRRKEALQLDISEIDLNKGRVHIDKSKTKHARDVPMSTKVQQNIEEYLFNVRNLMLDSNSDLTSFLITERGTQMNDGTLGKVIERLSKKINIGKVVTCHLLRHSIATHLHRYMIIEDVAKFLGHQSLDSTMIYTHLKNEYYG encoded by the coding sequence ATGAAAAAATTAGAAATACATATCCTTCCATTTATTGAAGCCTTAGAACGCTTTGCTATTCGATTAGAGACTCAAGGAGCTTCACAGAGTCAAGTATATATCAAAGCCAACAGTGTTAAAGAATTTTTGCATTACCTAGAGCAAAAAGGTATCACCAAGCTCAGCCAAATCAATCAAAAACGAGTCGATGAGTATTTTGAATATTTAAAGAATAGACCCCTAGAGACCAAAAACGGAACAATGTCACCAGCCTATCTACTCAAGCATCGGGAATGTGTTTTAAGATTCATTGAATTTGTATTGAGCCAGCAACAGGAAATCGGTCACGGTCAAAGTGGTATTCAAATCAGGATTGATAAAAGCGAGACAGCCCCCAAGGAGATTTTACTAGAGAATGAGGTAGAGTTATTATTTGATGCTTGTGGTGACAATCTGTTAGGAATACGAGATAAAGCCATTCTTAGCCTCCTATACGGCTGTGGTCTAAGAAGGAAAGAAGCTTTGCAATTGGACATAAGCGAAATAGATTTGAACAAAGGTCGAGTTCATATTGACAAGTCTAAAACCAAGCATGCTAGAGACGTTCCCATGTCAACCAAAGTTCAGCAGAATATCGAAGAGTATTTGTTTAATGTTAGGAATTTAATGCTAGACAGCAACAGTGACCTTACTAGCTTTCTAATAACCGAGCGAGGAACTCAGATGAATGACGGGACACTCGGCAAAGTAATAGAACGGTTATCTAAAAAAATAAATATTGGCAAGGTGGTTACTTGTCATTTATTGAGACACTCCATTGCGACCCATCTACACCGATACATGATAATTGAAGATGTAGCAAAGTTCTTAGGACATCAAAGCCTTGATTCAACTATGATTTATACTCACTTAAAAAACGAATACTATGGATAA